One window of the Klebsiella oxytoca genome contains the following:
- the mglA gene encoding galactose/methyl galactoside ABC transporter ATP-binding protein MglA has translation MVSNNSERSGEYLLEMSNINKSFPGVKALDNVNLKVRPHSIHALMGENGAGKSTLLKCLFGIYQKDSGSILFQGQEIDFHSAKEALENGISMVHQELNLVLQRSVMDNMWLGRYPTKGVFVDQDKMYRDTKAIFDELDIDIDPRARVGTLSVSQMQMIEIAKAFSYNAKIVIMDEPTSSLTEKEVNHLFKIIRKLKERGCGIVYISHKMEEIFQLCDEITILRDGQWIATQPLEGLDMDKIIAMMVGRSLNQRFPSRENQPGEVILEVRNLTSLRQPSIRDVSFDLHKGEILGIAGLVGAKRTDIVETLFGIREKSAGTIKLHGKKINNHNANEAINHGFALVTEERRSTGIYAYLDIGFNSLISNIKKYKNKVGLLDNSRMKSDTQWVIDSMRVKTPGQHTQIGSLSGGNQQKVIIGRWLLTQPEILMLDEPTRGIDVGAKFEIYQLIAELAKKDKGIIIISSEMPELLGITDRILVMSNGLVAGIVETKTTTQNEILRLASLHL, from the coding sequence ATTAATGGGGGAGAACGGCGCGGGCAAATCAACATTATTAAAATGCCTTTTTGGGATCTATCAAAAAGATTCCGGCAGTATTCTTTTTCAGGGACAAGAGATCGATTTCCATTCGGCTAAAGAAGCTCTGGAAAACGGTATTTCAATGGTTCATCAGGAATTAAACCTGGTATTACAACGTTCGGTGATGGACAACATGTGGCTGGGGCGTTATCCCACCAAAGGCGTGTTTGTCGATCAGGACAAAATGTATCGTGATACCAAAGCTATTTTCGATGAGCTGGATATTGATATCGACCCGCGCGCTCGCGTCGGCACGCTGTCGGTATCGCAAATGCAGATGATTGAAATTGCAAAGGCGTTTTCCTATAACGCCAAAATTGTGATTATGGATGAGCCGACTTCTTCGTTGACCGAAAAAGAGGTAAATCATCTGTTTAAAATTATCCGTAAGCTTAAAGAACGCGGCTGCGGTATTGTTTATATTTCCCACAAAATGGAAGAGATTTTCCAGCTGTGCGATGAAATTACCATTCTGCGCGACGGCCAGTGGATCGCCACCCAGCCGCTGGAAGGGCTGGATATGGATAAGATTATCGCCATGATGGTGGGCCGCTCCCTCAACCAGCGCTTCCCGAGCCGGGAAAATCAACCGGGTGAGGTGATTCTGGAAGTACGTAACTTAACCTCGCTGCGTCAGCCGTCAATCCGTGATGTTTCTTTCGACCTGCACAAAGGCGAAATTTTGGGTATTGCCGGGCTGGTAGGCGCGAAACGTACCGATATCGTTGAGACGCTATTCGGTATTCGCGAGAAGTCCGCCGGCACTATCAAGCTGCATGGTAAAAAGATTAATAACCACAATGCCAATGAAGCCATCAACCATGGCTTTGCGCTGGTGACCGAAGAGCGCCGTTCAACGGGGATCTATGCGTATCTGGATATCGGTTTTAACTCACTGATCTCGAACATTAAGAAATACAAAAATAAGGTCGGCTTGCTGGATAATTCGCGCATGAAAAGCGATACCCAATGGGTCATTGATTCGATGCGCGTGAAAACTCCAGGGCAGCATACGCAAATTGGTTCGTTGTCCGGCGGTAACCAACAAAAAGTGATTATCGGGCGCTGGCTATTAACCCAGCCGGAAATACTGATGCTCGATGAACCCACGCGCGGAATTGACGTTGGGGCGAAGTTCGAAATTTACCAGCTGATCGCCGAACTGGCAAAAAAAGACAAAGGGATCATTATTATTTCCTCCGAAATGCCGGAGCTGCTGGGTATTACTGACCGTATTCTGGTAATGAGCAATGGTCTGGTTGCCGGAATTGTTGAGACTAAAACCACCACGCAAAACGAAATTCTCCGTCTTGCGTCGTTGCACCTTTAA
- the mglC gene encoding galactose/methyl galactoside ABC transporter permease MglC, translating into MSALNKKSFLTYLKEGGIYVVLLVLLAIIIFQDPTFLSLLNLSNILTQSSVRIIIALGVAGLIVTQGTDLSAGRQVGLAAVIAATMLQAVDNANKVFPEMATMPIPLVILLVCAIGAVIGLINGIIIAYLNVTPFITTLGTMIIVYGINSLYYDFVGASPISGFDSHFSQFAQGFVALGSFRLSYITFYALIAVFFVWILWNKTRFGKNIFAIGGNPEAAKVSGVNVALNLLMIYALSGVFYAFGGLLEAGRIGSATNNLGFMYELDAIAACVVGGVSFSGGVGTVFGVVTGVIIFTVINYGLTYIGVNPYWQYIIKGAIIIFAVALDSLKYARKK; encoded by the coding sequence ATGAGTGCGCTAAATAAAAAGAGTTTTCTCACCTATTTGAAAGAGGGTGGGATTTACGTGGTTCTTTTAGTATTACTGGCAATTATTATTTTCCAGGATCCGACTTTCTTAAGTTTGTTGAACTTAAGTAACATTCTGACCCAGTCTTCGGTGCGTATTATTATCGCTCTCGGCGTGGCCGGGCTTATTGTCACTCAGGGGACCGACCTTTCCGCCGGACGTCAGGTGGGCCTGGCGGCGGTTATCGCCGCGACGATGCTGCAGGCGGTGGACAACGCCAACAAGGTGTTCCCGGAAATGGCCACGATGCCGATTCCGCTGGTTATTCTGCTGGTTTGTGCGATCGGCGCGGTGATTGGTCTTATCAACGGTATTATCATCGCCTACCTGAACGTGACGCCGTTTATCACTACCCTCGGCACGATGATTATCGTTTATGGTATCAACTCGCTGTATTACGACTTTGTTGGCGCGTCGCCGATTTCCGGCTTCGATAGCCACTTCTCGCAGTTTGCGCAGGGGTTTGTAGCGCTGGGCTCATTCCGCCTGTCGTATATCACTTTTTATGCGCTGATTGCCGTTTTCTTCGTGTGGATCCTGTGGAACAAGACCCGCTTTGGTAAAAACATTTTTGCGATCGGCGGTAACCCGGAAGCGGCGAAGGTCTCCGGCGTCAACGTCGCCCTGAACCTGCTGATGATTTATGCGCTCTCCGGCGTGTTCTACGCCTTCGGTGGGCTGCTGGAAGCGGGGCGTATCGGTTCAGCGACCAACAACCTCGGGTTTATGTATGAGCTGGATGCAATTGCCGCGTGCGTGGTTGGCGGGGTATCGTTCAGCGGCGGCGTCGGCACCGTGTTCGGCGTGGTGACCGGGGTGATTATCTTTACCGTCATCAACTACGGTCTGACCTATATCGGCGTAAACCCGTACTGGCAGTACATTATCAAAGGGGCGATTATCATCTTCGCCGTGGCGCTGGATTCGCTGAAGTACGCGCGTAAGAAGTAG
- the sanA gene encoding outer membrane permeability protein SanA, giving the protein MLKRLLYSLLVLFGLLLLTVLGLDRWMSWKTSPYIYDELQDLPYRQVGVVLGTAKYYRTGVINQYYRYRIQGALNAYNSGKVNYLLLSGDNAQQSYNEPMTMRRDLIKAGVDPADIVLDYAGFRTLDSIVRTRKVFDTNDFIIITQRFHCERALFIALHMGIQAQCYAVPSPKDMWSVRLREFGARFGALADLYIFKREPRFLGPLIPIPAQQEVPDGAQSYPAVTPQQLLELQNKSGN; this is encoded by the coding sequence ATGTTAAAGCGTTTGTTATACAGCCTGTTAGTCCTGTTCGGCTTACTGCTGTTAACCGTGCTGGGCCTCGACCGCTGGATGAGCTGGAAAACCTCTCCTTATATCTACGACGAGCTGCAGGACCTGCCCTACCGTCAGGTCGGCGTAGTGCTTGGTACCGCGAAGTACTATCGGACCGGCGTTATCAATCAATATTATCGTTATCGGATTCAGGGCGCGCTGAACGCCTATAACAGCGGCAAGGTGAACTACCTGCTGCTCAGCGGCGACAATGCTCAGCAAAGCTATAACGAACCGATGACCATGCGTCGTGATTTAATTAAGGCTGGCGTCGATCCGGCGGATATCGTGCTGGACTATGCGGGTTTCCGTACGCTTGATTCGATTGTACGGACCCGTAAGGTATTTGATACTAACGACTTTATTATTATTACCCAGCGCTTCCACTGCGAGCGGGCGCTGTTTATCGCCCTGCATATGGGCATTCAGGCGCAGTGTTACGCGGTACCGTCACCGAAGGATATGTGGAGCGTACGCCTGCGCGAGTTCGGCGCTCGCTTCGGCGCGCTGGCGGATCTCTATATTTTTAAACGTGAACCGCGCTTTTTAGGCCCGCTGATCCCTATCCCTGCGCAGCAGGAAGTCCCGGACGGCGCGCAGTCCTATCCGGCGGTCACGCCGCAGCAGCTGCTGGAGCTGCAGAATAAATCAGGAAATTAA